The proteins below come from a single Numida meleagris isolate 19003 breed g44 Domestic line unplaced genomic scaffold, NumMel1.0 unplaced_Scaffold383, whole genome shotgun sequence genomic window:
- the AKAP8 gene encoding A-kinase anchor protein 8 — protein sequence MEPGYSGYGSWSTGATSTQGTYAAGATSWQGMAAKENYEGSSWQSWQSHYESPRADMGKAAQGYEGYDYYSAPSTASGTAATYSYGPAATPSSWDTPKAPELPLSDVGIASYSSEPAPSDNSDSIIAKINQRLDMLSKEGSGGAGEGVEEQERCVCCSTWVANGEKKQILGRWGFNFSWSRSPKRRGFRNRSGLRADGEGGRKRKQSQSGDEPDSKQAKSDSDGDDTDNADEGEGEEKSGDEADKASGDGYEDDDEEMKKKREKQRRRDRMRDRAMDRIQFACSVCKFRSFEEEEIQKHLQSKFHKETLRYIGTKLPDKTVEFLQEYIINRNRKIEKRRQELTEKEGAKQKPDPFKGIGQEHFFKKIEAAHCMACDMLIPAQNHLLQRHLRSAEHNRNRRMAAEQFKKTSLHVAKSVLNNKHIVKMLEKYLKGEDPFTDEMAEEGEGLEGAGASGGTEPGDGGDPRPDPQEPGGDTKEPGDEQAGGDGTEAAADDAEEPGDTGDPGDAKDPGDGAEAPGDAEDAGDGTDSAAPAAEEQHQEFLRRPPRPPLLPPFLQDEDPPQDEEPPQDENPPQDENPPQDEEEPPQSGAGGGEGEEEEEEEEEEEAPAAAEQL from the exons ATGGAGCCGGGATACAGCG gtTATGGCTCCTGGAGTACCGGAGCCACCAGCACGCAAG GTACCTACGCAGCGGGCGCGACGAGCTGGCAAG GCATGGCGGCAAAGGAGAACTACGAGGGCTCCTCGTGGCAGAGCTGGCAGTCCCACTACGAGAGCCCCAGGGCGGACATGGGGAAGGCTGCGCAAG GCTACGAAGGTTACGACTACTACAGCGCCCCGAGCACGGCCTCCGGCACCGCCGCCACCTACAGCTACGGCCCCGCCgccacccccagctcctgggaCACCCCCAAAGCCCCCGAGCTGCCCCTCAGCGATGTCGGCATCGCCTCCTACAGCAGCGAGCCCGCTCCCAGCGACAACTCCGACTCCATCATCGCCAAGATCAACCAGCGCCTCGACATGCTGTCCAAGGAGGgcagcggcggggccggggagGGCgtggaggagcaggagaggtGCGTGTGCTGTTCCACTTGGGTTGCTAATGGtgaaaagaagcagattttGGGCCGGTGGGGTTTTAATTTTAGCTGGAGTCGGTCC CCCAAAAGGAGAGGATTCCGAAACCGCTCCGGGCTCCGAGCCGACGGCGAGGGAGGGCGCAAGCGGAAGCAGTCGCAGAGCGGGGACGAGCCCGACAGCAAACAGGCCAAGAGCGACAGCGACGGCGACGACACCGACAACG CAGATGAGGGCGAAGGAGAGGAGAAGTCAGGAGACGAGGCCGACAAAG CATCCGGAGATGGCTACGAGGATGATGACGaggagatgaagaagaagagggagaagcagaggaggagggacAGGATGCGTGACCGCGCCATGGACCG GATCCAGTTCGCCTGCTCCGTCTGCAAGTTCCGCAGCTTCGAGGAGGAGGAGATCCAGAAACACCTCCAGAGCAAGTTCCACAAAGAGACCTTGCGCTACATCGGGACCAAGCTCCCCGACAAAACGGTCGAGTTCCTGCAG GAGTACATCATCAACAGGAACAGGAAAATCGAGAAGCGTCGCCAGGAGCTGACGGAGAAGGAGGGCGCGAAGCAGAAGCCGGATCCCTTCAAGG GCATTGGCCAGGAACACTTCTTCAAGAAGATCGAGGCCGCTCACTGCATGGCCTGTGACATGCTGATCCCTGCCCAGAACCACCTCCTGCAGCGGCACCTGCGCTCCGCAGAGCACAACCGGAACCGCAGG ATGGCCGCCGAGCAGTTCAAGAAGACCAGCCTGCACGTCGCCAAGAGCGTCCTGAACAACAAACACATCGTGAAGATGCTGGAGAAATACCTCAAG GGGGAAGACCCGTTCACGGACGAGATGGcggaggaaggagaagggctGGAAGGAGCGGGCGCAAGCGGCGGCACGGAGCCGGGGGACGGCGGGGATCCGCGGCCGGACCCCCAGGAGCCGGGGGGTGACACCAAGGAGCCGGGGGACGAGCAGGCCGGCGGTGACGGCACCGAGGCCGCGGCCGACGACGCCGAGGAACCGGGTGACACCGGGGACCCGGGTGACGCCAAAGATCCGGGTGACGGCGCCGAGGCGCCGGGTGACGCCGAGGACGCGGGTGACGGCACGGACAGCGCTGCGCCCgcagctgaagagcagcacCAGGAGTTCCTGCGCCGGCCCCCCAGGCCCCCGCTGCTGCCTCCGTTCCTACAGGACGAGGACCCCCCCCAGGACGAGGAACCCCCCCAAGATGAGAACCCCCCCCAGGATGAGAACCCCCCCCAGGATGAGGAGGAACCCCCACAAAgtggagctggggggggggagggagaagaggaggaggaggaggaggaggaggaggaagctccggcagcagctgagcagctctga